A genome region from Vibrio tapetis subsp. tapetis includes the following:
- a CDS encoding IS6 family transposase, whose product MTNPAFKWKHFAPEIILWCLRWYGSTPMSYANLSDMLAERGVSVNRSTIYRWFIEYAPALRKKLRRHQFIRTDSSWQLDETYVKVKGKWHYLYRAINKQGETLDFYFSQKRNKNAAYQFLKRCLRYYDVDTQPKTLNTDKHSSYAHAISRLKKEGRLRADVEQRQVKYLNNGIESDHAPIKKLVVSTGGFKIRKRAWSTIEGFESLRMLNKGQFDFWLRHDDRKTLVRERSAFMNRLFNVEVVYQ is encoded by the coding sequence ATGACCAATCCCGCATTCAAATGGAAACACTTTGCCCCTGAAATCATTCTTTGGTGCCTTCGTTGGTATGGTTCGACCCCAATGAGCTACGCCAACCTCAGCGACATGCTGGCAGAACGAGGGGTTTCGGTTAATCGCTCGACCATTTATCGTTGGTTCATTGAATATGCCCCCGCATTACGCAAGAAGTTACGCCGCCATCAGTTCATCCGTACAGACTCTTCGTGGCAGCTCGATGAAACCTACGTCAAGGTGAAAGGGAAATGGCACTATCTGTATCGAGCTATCAACAAGCAAGGCGAAACACTGGACTTCTATTTCTCCCAAAAACGTAATAAAAATGCGGCTTATCAGTTCTTGAAACGGTGCCTAAGATATTATGATGTAGACACTCAGCCTAAGACCTTGAATACGGACAAGCATTCCTCGTATGCTCATGCTATCTCGCGCCTGAAGAAGGAGGGACGGCTGCGAGCGGATGTCGAGCAACGGCAAGTGAAGTATCTCAATAATGGGATCGAGTCCGATCACGCCCCCATCAAGAAGCTCGTTGTCAGCACAGGCGGTTTTAAAATACGAAAGCGAGCCTGGTCAACCATAGAGGGATTCGAATCACTGCGAATGTTGAACAAAGGCCAGTTTGATTTCTGGTTACGTCATGATGATCGTAAAACGCTTGTTCGGGAGAGATCCGCCTTCATGAATCGTCTCTTCAATGTTGAGGTGGTTTACCAGTAA
- the istB gene encoding IS21-like element helper ATPase IstB, with translation MNQINEQLKALRLGHAAQALEQQREQLSTYAELAFEERLSLLLESELLNRNQTKIQRLKRQAKLRVDAQASQIIYKEGRGLMRSQMSELLTGIYLHKHQNILITGPTGAGKTYIACALSAQACEQQHSVRYYRLSRLLDDLSSGRLDGTYQKQLLALSKKGLLVLDDWGMEKLTQDHAGHLLELLEDRYQVSSTMMISQLPVKEWYNMIGNATVADAVLDRLIHNSHRLELGGESMRKLAQSDQLE, from the coding sequence ATGAACCAGATAAATGAACAACTAAAAGCACTTCGCCTTGGTCATGCAGCACAAGCTTTAGAGCAGCAACGTGAGCAGCTATCCACTTACGCAGAGCTAGCGTTCGAAGAAAGGTTAAGCTTACTTCTAGAGAGTGAGTTGCTTAACCGAAACCAAACTAAGATCCAAAGGCTCAAGCGACAAGCCAAGCTCAGAGTAGATGCGCAGGCAAGCCAAATTATTTACAAAGAAGGGCGAGGTCTAATGCGGAGTCAGATGAGTGAACTTCTGACAGGAATCTATCTGCACAAACATCAAAATATCTTGATCACTGGCCCTACAGGAGCAGGAAAAACCTATATCGCTTGCGCTTTATCGGCTCAGGCTTGCGAGCAGCAACATAGCGTTCGATATTACCGTTTGAGTCGCTTACTGGATGATCTAAGTTCAGGCCGTCTTGACGGCACATATCAAAAACAGCTACTGGCACTATCGAAAAAAGGCTTACTCGTCCTAGATGACTGGGGAATGGAAAAGCTCACTCAGGATCATGCAGGTCATTTACTGGAGTTACTTGAAGACAGATATCAGGTCAGCAGCACGATGATGATAAGCCAACTTCCTGTAAAAGAATGGTACAACATGATAGGTAACGCCACGGTTGCTGATGCTGTTTTAGACCGATTAATCCATAACAGCCACCGATTAGAACTAGGAGGGGAATCAATGAGAAAACTGGCGCAATCCGATCAGTTAGAGTAA
- the istA gene encoding IS21 family transposase yields the protein MPKKRTPMTKIKEVLRLKFECGLSHRNIASCLKIGCATVSEIISRFNQSQIGWPLPDSCSDTELTNALYHPKGANKAKAMPNFANCCTELKRKGMTKLLLWEEYYEQYQERAYAYTQFCEHYMRWLKKQKRSMRQTHIAGDKLFIDYCGPTIPVVNPDTGEIRHAQVFVATLGASNYTYVEASESQKLEHWLEAHANAFEHFGGVPRLLVPDNLRSAVTKHDRYEPQLNDSYQKLSNHYQTAVMPARPYKPKDKAKAENAVLIVERWIMMRLRHNTFHTFKELNLAIRELMNDLNQREMKQLGASRQALFEQLDKPALRPLPIQRYIYTETKRAKVGPDYHIEYRKHYYSVPHQLVGQHVELEATSRLIRIYYQGNLVSQHPCSPKERGISTYPEHMPSNHRYQKWSPERLLRWGEHIGAATREMVNVQLMKKAHPEQAYRSCLGLLNLSKKYGDVRLEQACKDALLINKPYLKFVKNLLVNHREGQLSSETQTTPNIEHSNVRGPDFYH from the coding sequence ATGCCAAAAAAGAGAACACCAATGACAAAAATCAAAGAGGTTTTACGCCTTAAATTCGAGTGCGGATTGTCACACAGAAATATCGCTTCCTGTCTGAAAATTGGTTGTGCGACCGTATCTGAAATCATCAGTCGTTTTAATCAAAGCCAAATAGGTTGGCCGCTCCCTGATAGTTGTTCAGATACAGAGTTAACCAATGCGCTTTATCACCCAAAAGGAGCGAATAAAGCCAAAGCGATGCCAAACTTCGCTAACTGTTGTACGGAACTAAAAAGAAAAGGCATGACGAAACTGCTGTTGTGGGAAGAATATTACGAGCAATATCAGGAGCGAGCCTACGCTTATACTCAGTTCTGTGAACATTACATGCGTTGGTTAAAGAAGCAGAAGCGTAGCATGCGACAGACCCACATCGCAGGTGACAAGCTGTTCATTGATTACTGTGGCCCAACGATCCCAGTCGTTAACCCTGACACGGGAGAGATCCGTCATGCCCAGGTTTTTGTTGCCACTCTTGGTGCATCCAATTATACCTACGTGGAAGCAAGTGAGAGTCAAAAACTAGAACACTGGCTGGAAGCCCATGCCAATGCCTTCGAACACTTCGGCGGGGTTCCAAGGTTGTTAGTCCCTGATAACCTGCGTTCGGCTGTCACTAAACATGACCGCTATGAACCTCAGCTCAACGATAGTTACCAGAAACTATCTAACCATTACCAGACGGCTGTCATGCCTGCTCGACCATACAAACCTAAAGACAAAGCAAAAGCTGAAAATGCAGTGCTCATTGTTGAGCGTTGGATAATGATGCGACTACGACACAATACCTTCCACACGTTCAAAGAGTTAAACCTAGCCATCCGTGAGCTAATGAATGATTTGAACCAAAGGGAAATGAAACAGCTAGGAGCCAGCCGTCAGGCACTGTTCGAGCAGTTAGATAAACCAGCATTGAGACCACTTCCAATCCAACGCTACATCTATACCGAAACTAAGCGGGCGAAAGTTGGGCCTGACTACCACATAGAGTACAGAAAACATTACTACTCTGTGCCTCACCAGTTAGTGGGACAACATGTTGAACTTGAAGCCACTTCCCGCTTGATACGCATTTATTATCAAGGAAACCTAGTCTCACAACATCCATGTAGCCCAAAAGAACGAGGGATAAGCACTTACCCCGAACACATGCCCAGCAACCATCGGTATCAGAAATGGTCTCCTGAACGATTATTGCGCTGGGGAGAACATATTGGCGCTGCAACTCGTGAAATGGTGAATGTTCAATTGATGAAAAAGGCACACCCTGAACAAGCTTATCGTAGCTGTCTTGGCTTATTGAACCTGAGTAAAAAATACGGTGATGTTCGTCTAGAGCAAGCCTGTAAGGATGCGCTTCTAATCAATAAACCCTATCTTAAGTTCGTCAAAAACTTGTTAGTAAACCATCGGGAAGGCCAACTCTCATCAGAAACTCAAACCACACCCAACATAGAGCACAGCAATGTTCGTGGCCCTGACTTTTACCACTAG
- a CDS encoding DUF2913 family protein: MAKYSYHQLLKSTFENALLHLYFSVSISPRFVNEKQRNKIVIDFLKPKVKQTRYSTIKKKLKTVCLMKDKFGSIEKRLESVLRQYSAIENKNDVDKLYALLEKLEKAGLKTKLVEETPTQDRDVVYLDRAHIDYCFDDNNRQVAPISLFIHTNELGKFTHCLTEQRYFKFEQYQVSEELRNYHYQLHPIRSHD, translated from the coding sequence ATGGCAAAATATTCATATCATCAACTGCTTAAATCGACCTTCGAGAACGCTCTTCTTCATCTTTACTTCAGCGTAAGTATTTCTCCTCGTTTTGTTAACGAAAAACAACGAAACAAGATCGTTATCGATTTCTTGAAGCCAAAAGTGAAACAAACTCGATACAGCACCATCAAAAAAAAGCTGAAAACGGTTTGTTTGATGAAGGATAAATTTGGCTCAATCGAAAAGCGATTAGAAAGCGTTTTAAGACAATATTCGGCAATAGAGAACAAAAACGACGTTGATAAGCTTTATGCCTTATTAGAGAAGCTTGAAAAGGCGGGGTTAAAGACAAAACTTGTTGAAGAGACCCCGACTCAGGATAGAGACGTTGTTTATCTAGATAGAGCACACATTGATTATTGCTTCGATGATAATAATCGCCAGGTTGCACCAATCTCGTTGTTCATACATACCAATGAATTAGGCAAGTTTACTCACTGCTTAACAGAGCAACGCTACTTCAAATTCGAGCAGTATCAAGTCAGTGAAGAATTAAGAAACTATCATTACCAACTTCACCCGATTCGCTCACATGATTGA
- the tnpA gene encoding IS200/IS605 family transposase, with protein sequence MVNMYEWRTGRSCLFKNNAHLVFVTKYRRGVFTKEMLDRTKEIMKETCKQMDCELLEFGGEHDHVHLMVSIHPKVAVSNLVGKLKGKSSYMLRREYWERIKTMLWGNHFWSPSYCVVSCGGASLDVVKQYIENQSTPPSESAVKTSRALSQRKD encoded by the coding sequence ATGGTTAATATGTACGAATGGAGAACAGGCAGAAGCTGCCTTTTTAAGAACAATGCGCACCTAGTCTTTGTTACTAAATATCGTAGAGGTGTTTTCACCAAAGAGATGTTGGATAGAACCAAAGAAATAATGAAGGAAACGTGTAAGCAAATGGATTGTGAACTATTAGAGTTCGGTGGTGAACATGATCACGTTCACTTGATGGTGTCTATTCACCCGAAGGTAGCTGTATCGAACTTGGTTGGTAAGCTGAAAGGGAAATCGTCATACATGCTAAGGCGCGAGTATTGGGAGCGCATAAAGACAATGCTTTGGGGTAATCACTTTTGGTCGCCTAGCTATTGTGTTGTGTCATGTGGTGGTGCGAGTTTGGACGTTGTTAAACAGTACATCGAAAACCAAAGTACACCACCAAGTGAAAGCGCCGTAAAAACGTCACGCGCTTTAAGTCAGAGAAAAGACTAG
- a CDS encoding RNA-guided endonuclease InsQ/TnpB family protein, with the protein MLTGIKLRANPTPNQKLVLSQWMGCARSIWNAKVDEERYYRTFARKYYPIGTYAPIDQKASQFKSKELSPWLYQCPSQIIRNSAVNWYQTYQKFMKGACGRPKRKPKTDRGSIYLTREVFRFDRCEDGNLRLFIGTKTNNIGYLSFKAHSKFEIPNSLYVRKERGQYYVSFCYGNGKDESELPSNAEHLAFLQGSTKEYLEEHTIGVDRGVAIPVHADSMTFDFSDEEGDNQKKNMTKADRYIKRLQRKLARQTKGSNRRNKTKYRIATHHAKKANIRNDFAHKTSRELVDSKAKVIVFEALRTSSMTRKPKAKQDEQGRYVSNRAKQKAGLNKSILNVGWHIIETYTKYKAYQAGKAVFKVNPAYTSQECAKCGHTHPDNRDSQELFVCGNCGNSDNADNNASLVIKKRAINLILDTGTVLSGDGVLRTKSDSGRGGNRKTSRAKSSTSGVQRSVKKEKLAA; encoded by the coding sequence ATGCTAACTGGCATCAAGCTACGCGCTAACCCTACACCAAATCAAAAACTGGTACTAAGCCAGTGGATGGGCTGTGCGCGTAGTATTTGGAATGCCAAAGTCGATGAAGAAAGGTATTACCGTACTTTTGCGCGTAAGTATTATCCAATTGGCACTTATGCCCCTATTGATCAGAAAGCATCGCAGTTCAAATCTAAAGAGCTATCACCTTGGCTCTATCAGTGTCCTAGCCAGATAATCCGCAACAGTGCTGTTAACTGGTATCAGACTTACCAAAAGTTCATGAAAGGCGCGTGTGGGAGACCTAAGCGCAAACCTAAGACTGATCGCGGAAGTATCTACCTTACTCGTGAAGTGTTCCGCTTCGACCGTTGCGAAGATGGCAATTTACGCCTATTTATCGGTACGAAGACCAATAATATTGGTTACTTATCTTTTAAGGCTCATAGTAAGTTCGAGATCCCAAACTCGCTTTATGTGCGCAAAGAGCGTGGTCAATATTATGTGTCTTTCTGCTATGGGAACGGCAAGGATGAGTCAGAGCTACCTAGCAATGCTGAACACTTAGCATTCCTGCAAGGCTCAACAAAAGAATATCTGGAAGAACACACCATTGGCGTAGACCGTGGTGTGGCTATCCCTGTACACGCTGACTCTATGACGTTCGACTTTTCTGACGAAGAAGGCGATAACCAGAAAAAGAACATGACCAAAGCTGATCGCTACATTAAGCGATTACAACGCAAATTGGCGCGTCAAACTAAAGGCTCAAATCGCAGAAATAAAACCAAGTACCGCATTGCTACGCACCACGCTAAAAAGGCGAATATCCGTAACGATTTCGCCCACAAGACAAGCCGCGAGCTTGTCGATAGCAAAGCAAAGGTTATTGTGTTCGAGGCTTTACGAACCTCAAGTATGACGCGCAAGCCAAAGGCAAAGCAGGACGAACAAGGCCGATATGTGTCAAACAGAGCCAAGCAAAAGGCAGGGCTAAACAAGTCCATCTTAAACGTTGGTTGGCACATCATAGAAACGTACACCAAATACAAGGCTTACCAAGCAGGAAAAGCCGTATTCAAAGTAAATCCAGCCTACACCAGTCAGGAGTGCGCCAAGTGCGGTCACACTCACCCCGACAACCGAGACTCACAAGAACTATTTGTGTGCGGTAACTGTGGAAATTCTGACAATGCAGATAACAACGCATCACTGGTCATTAAGAAACGGGCAATTAATCTAATATTAGACACTGGAACGGTGTTGTCTGGCGATGGGGTTCTAAGAACCAAGTCAGATAGTGGACGTGGAGGCAATCGTAAGACTAGCCGAGCCAAAAGCTCGACTAGCGGTGTCCAACGAAGCGTCAAAAAAGAAAAGTTAGCGGCTTAG
- a CDS encoding helix-turn-helix transcriptional regulator, which produces MGLSVKQIANKKAISEMAVNKHLKVARDKFDCQTSSELRTIYLCRVLRTISVNIPYATNLV; this is translated from the coding sequence ATGGGCTTGTCAGTAAAGCAAATCGCAAATAAAAAAGCCATTTCTGAAATGGCAGTAAATAAACATTTGAAGGTTGCTAGAGATAAGTTTGATTGTCAAACATCAAGTGAATTGAGAACTATATATCTCTGTCGAGTTTTGCGGACTATATCTGTCAACATACCATATGCAACCAATTTGGTTTAG
- a CDS encoding TraY domain-containing protein, with protein sequence MSNSNKEKVIVQITLEGETARVFRDSTLRSNRSLRAEAQIRLEDHLHLVDSVASVGIRELKKP encoded by the coding sequence ATGAGTAATAGCAACAAAGAAAAAGTAATCGTACAAATTACTTTGGAAGGCGAAACAGCAAGGGTGTTTAGAGATTCTACTTTACGCTCTAATCGTTCGCTCAGGGCAGAAGCACAAATACGATTAGAGGATCATTTACATTTGGTCGATTCTGTTGCTTCTGTTGGCATTAGGGAATTGAAAAAGCCATAA
- a CDS encoding VirB4 family type IV secretion system protein yields MHKPLNSTISTYASLNDTAALTYRGGVLGAIELSGAEPALLTPKEKTLLTQLLRNVIQRLPVDVTLSQYYVHSDCAPIKFRKRDNPRSQLVSERRARFLNEKRQLFQSSLVWVLEIHSIVNYSEIGGDLITLCLQAIVDKHKRGKLRRALSHRQATLLDEQELLEQCESLDEALASMMLGLSFRSLDNRRLKGGELFHLQKMLTTMEPDYLNHAASTAPLADWDRLLSCTEVEPVISDDGIHYLKLTHERTIYARIASVQGVGTTHTPECAWASDLCPVLQKGNYLYFTRFIPYSKQKKQAMVSDEENEIFRSQLGITDLIKGEADPESIRAKIEANPQLSAVLRELERISADDDKYGEWLSYIVVFDTNLPKLKQQTKALNVVLENSDFHLLWESVGLLNAYKTLLLGYDGHNIRHSRINASQAAALSLFYRSNEGFPTFNLGGKTEEALFVLESDDGVPFHYTPFIGDKCLVIGVGPTRSGKTFLKQCVANHFTKMNGMYCALDIDEGSESLARFFKEDASVFCLKDTNSTKGFNPFSMATGRDDDEFARHMMKLIRLMLQENEAQELQVLDADEQAKLEKAIRDTMGQTGKLSHFSAMLAKCPKTLKEKLAKFKRGGVYGNLFDNDEDAIGVLDKPYSVYNTQGVKDSETLAPIVNTEIFFRAVRLFESAQFRTRPKFFEIDECQYVLSQKGAAEWAIAKARTWFKSGGGMGFWTQSPKHYSDLEEWGTLRSAATTFIFMADAEMEKGEYQHAFPFLTDAELNVIQSLKPKQQAFIKQPDKGIAKVVNLFAEPEQYVVATSNPHEATIVKEVFAKEENVDIAIDEIIRRFKTELRKEL; encoded by the coding sequence ATGCACAAGCCCCTCAATAGTACCATTTCAACCTATGCCAGCCTCAATGATACGGCAGCATTGACTTATCGGGGGGGCGTTTTGGGTGCAATTGAACTATCTGGCGCGGAGCCGGCGTTACTAACGCCGAAAGAGAAAACACTTCTAACGCAGCTTTTACGCAACGTCATTCAACGACTTCCCGTTGACGTTACGCTTTCTCAATATTATGTGCACAGCGATTGCGCCCCCATCAAATTTCGAAAAAGAGATAATCCTCGATCACAATTGGTTTCAGAACGTCGAGCCCGGTTCCTTAATGAAAAGCGACAACTGTTTCAATCTAGCTTGGTTTGGGTTCTCGAAATACATTCGATAGTAAATTACAGTGAAATAGGGGGCGACCTTATCACGCTTTGTTTGCAAGCCATTGTCGATAAACATAAACGAGGCAAGTTAAGGCGAGCGTTATCGCACCGGCAAGCCACGCTATTAGATGAGCAAGAATTGCTAGAACAATGTGAGTCCCTTGATGAAGCCTTAGCCTCTATGATGCTAGGGCTTTCTTTTCGCTCTTTGGACAACAGAAGGCTAAAAGGAGGAGAGCTCTTTCATTTACAAAAAATGCTCACGACGATGGAGCCTGATTATTTAAATCACGCCGCGAGTACTGCACCGTTAGCCGATTGGGATCGCTTGTTAAGTTGTACTGAAGTCGAGCCGGTGATCAGTGATGATGGTATTCACTATCTTAAACTTACTCATGAACGCACCATTTATGCTCGGATTGCCTCCGTTCAAGGGGTAGGGACAACTCATACCCCTGAATGCGCCTGGGCGAGCGATCTTTGTCCCGTATTGCAAAAAGGCAATTACCTGTATTTCACGCGCTTTATTCCTTATTCAAAACAAAAAAAGCAAGCGATGGTGAGCGACGAAGAAAACGAAATCTTTCGTTCGCAACTCGGCATCACGGACTTGATTAAAGGCGAAGCCGATCCTGAATCGATTCGAGCCAAAATAGAGGCAAACCCTCAACTGAGTGCCGTATTACGTGAGCTGGAGCGGATAAGCGCAGACGACGATAAATACGGGGAGTGGCTGTCATACATTGTTGTTTTTGATACGAACTTACCCAAACTGAAACAACAAACGAAAGCGCTCAATGTGGTGCTTGAAAACTCGGATTTTCATTTGTTATGGGAAAGTGTCGGTCTATTGAATGCCTACAAAACACTGTTACTTGGTTACGATGGCCACAATATCAGGCACAGCCGGATTAACGCGAGCCAAGCCGCCGCACTTTCATTGTTCTACCGCAGTAATGAAGGGTTTCCTACCTTCAATTTAGGTGGCAAAACAGAAGAAGCCTTGTTTGTGTTAGAAAGCGATGACGGCGTTCCCTTCCATTACACCCCGTTCATTGGCGATAAATGCTTAGTGATTGGGGTAGGTCCGACGCGAAGCGGTAAGACCTTCCTCAAGCAGTGTGTTGCGAATCACTTCACTAAAATGAATGGGATGTATTGTGCTCTTGATATCGATGAAGGCAGTGAATCACTGGCGCGGTTTTTTAAAGAAGACGCGAGCGTTTTCTGTTTAAAAGACACCAATAGCACGAAGGGGTTTAACCCTTTTTCCATGGCAACTGGCCGCGATGATGATGAATTTGCTCGTCATATGATGAAACTTATCCGTTTGATGCTTCAAGAAAATGAAGCCCAAGAGCTGCAAGTTTTAGATGCGGATGAGCAAGCCAAATTGGAAAAAGCCATCAGAGACACAATGGGACAAACGGGCAAACTCAGTCATTTCTCGGCCATGTTGGCGAAATGTCCGAAAACCTTGAAAGAAAAGTTGGCGAAATTCAAAAGAGGGGGCGTGTATGGCAACCTGTTTGATAACGATGAGGATGCGATTGGTGTTTTAGATAAACCGTACTCTGTCTACAACACCCAAGGTGTGAAAGATAGCGAAACGTTAGCGCCCATCGTCAATACCGAAATATTCTTTCGCGCCGTTCGATTATTCGAGAGTGCTCAATTTCGTACCCGTCCTAAGTTTTTCGAAATCGATGAATGCCAATACGTGCTATCACAAAAGGGAGCGGCTGAGTGGGCGATTGCGAAAGCAAGAACTTGGTTTAAAAGTGGCGGAGGAATGGGGTTTTGGACGCAATCGCCAAAACATTATTCAGATTTGGAAGAATGGGGAACACTTCGAAGCGCCGCGACGACCTTCATTTTTATGGCTGATGCTGAAATGGAAAAAGGCGAGTACCAACATGCCTTCCCGTTCCTAACCGATGCAGAGCTTAACGTGATCCAATCCCTTAAACCCAAGCAGCAAGCTTTTATTAAGCAACCCGATAAGGGGATCGCCAAAGTGGTGAATCTGTTTGCGGAGCCTGAACAATATGTGGTGGCCACATCCAATCCACATGAAGCCACGATTGTAAAAGAGGTGTTCGCCAAAGAAGAGAATGTGGACATTGCCATTGATGAAATCATACGCCGTTTCAAAACGGAACTAAGGAAAGAGCTGTGA